In Zonotrichia leucophrys gambelii isolate GWCS_2022_RI chromosome 8, RI_Zleu_2.0, whole genome shotgun sequence, one genomic interval encodes:
- the LOC135450866 gene encoding flavin-containing monooxygenase 5-like isoform X2, protein MWAIQCRLPLEQPERCVTPGTTTSGRGLIPIILGSKSRTALVYQARNHKDGLRVRVPAQHMPWDGSCGRRSRLRRRRCMNSRAGGREPAGSGLPLPAPVGGVTEGEAPLPDAAHHRAGPRAGLTEHGASHGPVPAASLPWAARPTAAGREPALERSMAKKVAIIGGGSSGLCAIKACLQEGLQPVCFERTGDIGGLWRFEEHPEDGRASIYRSVIINTSKEMMCFSDFPIPEDFPNYMHNSKIMEYFRMYAQHFDLLRHIRFRTSVCRVSKRPDFASSGQWEVLTESEGKQEAAVFDAVLVCSGHHTNAHLPLGSFPGIEKFKGRYLHSRDYKDAQAFRDKRVVVIGIGNSGSDLAVEISQTAQQVFLSTRRGAWIFNRVGDQGYPIDTILTTRLKAFLQGLLSSSITCDFMENKLNARFDHSRYGLKPKHRVFQQHPTVNDDLPNRIISGRVRVKPNVQEFTETSAIFEDGTREDVDAVVFATGYSFSFPFLDGCVKVVENQIPLYKFVFPPDLEKPTLAFIGLIQPLGAIMPISELQSRWATRVFKGLNELPLQHDMEADIEQKKEAMAKRYVKSQRHTIQVDYIPYMDELACQLGVKPNLLSLFLTDPRLAMEVAFGPCTPYQYRLRGPGAWAGAREAILTQQQRILKPLQTRPVEESTSAPAIPLIFKLIGAVAILAAVFAYL, encoded by the exons ATGTGGGCGATCCAGTGCcggctgcccctggagcagccagagcgGTGCGTCACCCCGGGTACCACAACAAGCGGGCGTGGGCTGATCCCGATAATCTTAGGGTCAAAATCCAGGACAGCGCTTGTTTACCAAGCACGCAACCACAAGGATGGGCTCCGTGTCCGTGTCCCCGCGCAGCACATGCCCTGGGACGGCTCCTGCGGCCGCCGGTCGAGGCTGAGGCGCCGCCGCTGCATGAACAGCCGAGCAGGCGGCCGGGAGCCAGCCGGGTCCGGGCTTCCTCTCCCCGCGCCCGTGGGAGGAGTGACGGAGGGGGAGGCCCCGCTCCCGGACGCTGCGCACCACCGAGCCGGGCCGCGGGCCGGCCTCACGGAGCACGGAGCCTCGCACGGGCCCGTGCCCGCAGCcagccttccctgggctgctcgTCCCACGGCCGCAGGTCG AGAGCCGGCGCTGGAGCGCAGCATGGCGAAGAAGGTGGCCATCATCGGCGGGGGCAGCAGCGGGCTGTGCGCCATCAAAGCCTGCctccaggaggggctgcagcccgtCTGCTTCGAGAGGACCGGCGACATCGGAGGCCTCTGGAGGTTTGAG GAGCACCCCGAGGACGGCCGTGCCAGCATCTACCGCTCGGTCATCATCAACACCTCCAAGGAGATGATGTGCTTCAGCGACTTCCCCATCCCCGAGGATTTCCCCAACTACATGCACAACTCCAAGATCATGGAGTATTTCCGCATGTACGCGCAGCACTTCGACCTGCTGCGCCACATCCGCTTCAGG ACCAGCGTGTGCCGCGTGTCCAAGCGCCCCGACTTCGCCAGCAGCGGGCAGTGGGAGGTGCTGACCGAGAGCGAGGGCAAGCAGGAGGCGGCCGTCTTCGACGCCGTGCTGGTGTGCAGCGGGCACCACACCAACGCTCATCTCCCGCTCGGCTCCTTCCCAG GAATTGAGAAGTTCAAGGGCCGCTACCTCCACAGCCGAGACTACAAGGATGCTCAGGCTTTCAGAGACAAAAGGGTTGTTGTCATCGGGATTGGGAATTCGGGGTCAGACCTGGCTGTGGAGATCAGCCAAACAGCCCAGCAG GTGTTCCTCAGCACCCGCAGGGGTGCATGGATCTTCAACCGCGTTGGAGATCAGGGCTACCCCATCGACACCATCTTAACCACCCGCCTGAAGGCgttcctgcaggggctgctcagctcctccatCACGTGTGACTTCATGGAGAATAAGCTGAATGCCAGGTTCGATCACTCACGTTACGGCCTCAAGCCAAAGCACAG GGTCTTTCAACAGCACCCCACTGTCAACGACGACCTGCCCAACCGCATCATTTCGGGCAGGGTGCGGGTGAAGCCGAACGTCCAGGAGTTCACAGAGACATCTGCCATCTTTGAGGATGGCACCAGGGAAGATGTCGATGCCGTAGTTTTTGCCACAGGATACAGCTTCTCCTTCCCGTTCCTCGATGGCTGCGTGAAGGTGGTGGAGAACCAGATTCCCCTCTACAAATTCGTGTTCCCCCCTGACCTGGAGAAGCCAACGCTGGCTTTCATCGGCCTCATCCAGCCCCTAGGAGCCATCATGCCCATCTCAGAGCTCCAGAGTCGCTGGGCCACCCGAGTCTTCAAAG ggctgaacgagctgcccctgcagcacgACATGGAGGCTGACATTGAGCAGAAGAAAGAAGCCATGGCAAAGAG GTACGTGAAGAGCCAGCGGCACACCATCCAGGTGGATTACATCCCTTACATGGACGAGCTCGCCTGCCAGCTGGGGGTCAAGCCCaacctgctctccctgttcctcacgGACCCCAGGCTGGCCATGGAGGTGGCCTTCGGTCCGTGCACGCCGTACCAGTACCGGCTGCGGGGCCCGGGTGCGtgggcaggagccagggaagccatcctcacccagcagcagcgCATCCTCAAACCCCTGCAGACACGACCTGTGGAAGAGAGCACCTCAGCCCCTGCCATTCCCCTCATCTTCAAGCTGATTGGGGCTGTGGCCATCCTGGCAGCCGTTTTTGCTTACTTGTAG
- the LOC135450866 gene encoding flavin-containing monooxygenase 5-like isoform X3, whose amino-acid sequence MAKKVAIIGGGSSGLCAIKACLQEGLQPVCFERTGDIGGLWRFEEHPEDGRASIYRSVIINTSKEMMCFSDFPIPEDFPNYMHNSKIMEYFRMYAQHFDLLRHIRFRTSVCRVSKRPDFASSGQWEVLTESEGKQEAAVFDAVLVCSGHHTNAHLPLGSFPGIEKFKGRYLHSRDYKDAQAFRDKRVVVIGIGNSGSDLAVEISQTAQQVFLSTRRGAWIFNRVGDQGYPIDTILTTRLKAFLQGLLSSSITCDFMENKLNARFDHSRYGLKPKHRVFQQHPTVNDDLPNRIISGRVRVKPNVQEFTETSAIFEDGTREDVDAVVFATGYSFSFPFLDGCVKVVENQIPLYKFVFPPDLEKPTLAFIGLIQPLGAIMPISELQSRWATRVFKGLNELPLQHDMEADIEQKKEAMAKRYVKSQRHTIQVDYIPYMDELACQLGVKPNLLSLFLTDPRLAMEVAFGPCTPYQYRLRGPGAWAGAREAILTQQQRILKPLQTRPVEESTSAPAIPLIFKLIGAVAILAAVFAYL is encoded by the exons ATGGCGAAGAAGGTGGCCATCATCGGCGGGGGCAGCAGCGGGCTGTGCGCCATCAAAGCCTGCctccaggaggggctgcagcccgtCTGCTTCGAGAGGACCGGCGACATCGGAGGCCTCTGGAGGTTTGAG GAGCACCCCGAGGACGGCCGTGCCAGCATCTACCGCTCGGTCATCATCAACACCTCCAAGGAGATGATGTGCTTCAGCGACTTCCCCATCCCCGAGGATTTCCCCAACTACATGCACAACTCCAAGATCATGGAGTATTTCCGCATGTACGCGCAGCACTTCGACCTGCTGCGCCACATCCGCTTCAGG ACCAGCGTGTGCCGCGTGTCCAAGCGCCCCGACTTCGCCAGCAGCGGGCAGTGGGAGGTGCTGACCGAGAGCGAGGGCAAGCAGGAGGCGGCCGTCTTCGACGCCGTGCTGGTGTGCAGCGGGCACCACACCAACGCTCATCTCCCGCTCGGCTCCTTCCCAG GAATTGAGAAGTTCAAGGGCCGCTACCTCCACAGCCGAGACTACAAGGATGCTCAGGCTTTCAGAGACAAAAGGGTTGTTGTCATCGGGATTGGGAATTCGGGGTCAGACCTGGCTGTGGAGATCAGCCAAACAGCCCAGCAG GTGTTCCTCAGCACCCGCAGGGGTGCATGGATCTTCAACCGCGTTGGAGATCAGGGCTACCCCATCGACACCATCTTAACCACCCGCCTGAAGGCgttcctgcaggggctgctcagctcctccatCACGTGTGACTTCATGGAGAATAAGCTGAATGCCAGGTTCGATCACTCACGTTACGGCCTCAAGCCAAAGCACAG GGTCTTTCAACAGCACCCCACTGTCAACGACGACCTGCCCAACCGCATCATTTCGGGCAGGGTGCGGGTGAAGCCGAACGTCCAGGAGTTCACAGAGACATCTGCCATCTTTGAGGATGGCACCAGGGAAGATGTCGATGCCGTAGTTTTTGCCACAGGATACAGCTTCTCCTTCCCGTTCCTCGATGGCTGCGTGAAGGTGGTGGAGAACCAGATTCCCCTCTACAAATTCGTGTTCCCCCCTGACCTGGAGAAGCCAACGCTGGCTTTCATCGGCCTCATCCAGCCCCTAGGAGCCATCATGCCCATCTCAGAGCTCCAGAGTCGCTGGGCCACCCGAGTCTTCAAAG ggctgaacgagctgcccctgcagcacgACATGGAGGCTGACATTGAGCAGAAGAAAGAAGCCATGGCAAAGAG GTACGTGAAGAGCCAGCGGCACACCATCCAGGTGGATTACATCCCTTACATGGACGAGCTCGCCTGCCAGCTGGGGGTCAAGCCCaacctgctctccctgttcctcacgGACCCCAGGCTGGCCATGGAGGTGGCCTTCGGTCCGTGCACGCCGTACCAGTACCGGCTGCGGGGCCCGGGTGCGtgggcaggagccagggaagccatcctcacccagcagcagcgCATCCTCAAACCCCTGCAGACACGACCTGTGGAAGAGAGCACCTCAGCCCCTGCCATTCCCCTCATCTTCAAGCTGATTGGGGCTGTGGCCATCCTGGCAGCCGTTTTTGCTTACTTGTAG
- the LOC135450866 gene encoding flavin-containing monooxygenase 5-like isoform X1: MWAIQCRLPLEQPERCVTPGTTTSGRGLIPIILGSKSRTALVYQARNHKDGLRVRVPAQHMPWDGSCGRRSRLRRRRCMNSRAGGREPAGSGLPLPAPVGGVTEGEAPLPDAAHHRAGPRAGLTEHGASHGPVPAASLPWAARPTAAGREPALERSMAKKVAIIGGGSSGLCAIKACLQEGLQPVCFERTGDIGGLWRFEEHPEDGRASIYRSVIINTSKEMMCFSDFPIPEDFPNYMHNSKIMEYFRMYAQHFDLLRHIRFRTSVCRVSKRPDFASSGQWEVLTESEGKQEAAVFDAVLVCSGHHTNAHLPLGSFPGIEKFKGRYLHSRDYKDAQAFRDKRVVVIGIGNSGSDLAVEISQTAQQVFLSTRRGAWIFNRVGDQGYPIDTILTTRLKAFLQGLLSSSITCDFMENKLNARFDHSRYGLKPKHRVFQQHPTVNDDLPNRIISGRVRVKPNVQEFTETSAIFEDGTREDVDAVVFATGYSFSFPFLDGCVKVVENQIPLYKFVFPPDLEKPTLAFIGLIQPLGAIMPISELQSRWATRVFKGLNELPLQHDMEADIEQKKEAMAKRYVKSQRHTIQVDYIPYMDELACQLGVKPNLLSLFLTDPRLAMEVAFGPCTPYQYRLRGPGAWAGAREAILTQQQRILKPLQTRPVEESTSAPAIPLIFKLIGAVAILAAVFAYL; the protein is encoded by the exons ATGTGGGCGATCCAGTGCcggctgcccctggagcagccagagcgGTGCGTCACCCCGGGTACCACAACAAGCGGGCGTGGGCTGATCCCGATAATCTTAGGGTCAAAATCCAGGACAGCGCTTGTTTACCAAGCACGCAACCACAAGGATGGGCTCCGTGTCCGTGTCCCCGCGCAGCACATGCCCTGGGACGGCTCCTGCGGCCGCCGGTCGAGGCTGAGGCGCCGCCGCTGCATGAACAGCCGAGCAGGCGGCCGGGAGCCAGCCGGGTCCGGGCTTCCTCTCCCCGCGCCCGTGGGAGGAGTGACGGAGGGGGAGGCCCCGCTCCCGGACGCTGCGCACCACCGAGCCGGGCCGCGGGCCGGCCTCACGGAGCACGGAGCCTCGCACGGGCCCGTGCCCGCAGCcagccttccctgggctgctcgTCCCACGGCCGCAG GTAGAGAGCCGGCGCTGGAGCGCAGCATGGCGAAGAAGGTGGCCATCATCGGCGGGGGCAGCAGCGGGCTGTGCGCCATCAAAGCCTGCctccaggaggggctgcagcccgtCTGCTTCGAGAGGACCGGCGACATCGGAGGCCTCTGGAGGTTTGAG GAGCACCCCGAGGACGGCCGTGCCAGCATCTACCGCTCGGTCATCATCAACACCTCCAAGGAGATGATGTGCTTCAGCGACTTCCCCATCCCCGAGGATTTCCCCAACTACATGCACAACTCCAAGATCATGGAGTATTTCCGCATGTACGCGCAGCACTTCGACCTGCTGCGCCACATCCGCTTCAGG ACCAGCGTGTGCCGCGTGTCCAAGCGCCCCGACTTCGCCAGCAGCGGGCAGTGGGAGGTGCTGACCGAGAGCGAGGGCAAGCAGGAGGCGGCCGTCTTCGACGCCGTGCTGGTGTGCAGCGGGCACCACACCAACGCTCATCTCCCGCTCGGCTCCTTCCCAG GAATTGAGAAGTTCAAGGGCCGCTACCTCCACAGCCGAGACTACAAGGATGCTCAGGCTTTCAGAGACAAAAGGGTTGTTGTCATCGGGATTGGGAATTCGGGGTCAGACCTGGCTGTGGAGATCAGCCAAACAGCCCAGCAG GTGTTCCTCAGCACCCGCAGGGGTGCATGGATCTTCAACCGCGTTGGAGATCAGGGCTACCCCATCGACACCATCTTAACCACCCGCCTGAAGGCgttcctgcaggggctgctcagctcctccatCACGTGTGACTTCATGGAGAATAAGCTGAATGCCAGGTTCGATCACTCACGTTACGGCCTCAAGCCAAAGCACAG GGTCTTTCAACAGCACCCCACTGTCAACGACGACCTGCCCAACCGCATCATTTCGGGCAGGGTGCGGGTGAAGCCGAACGTCCAGGAGTTCACAGAGACATCTGCCATCTTTGAGGATGGCACCAGGGAAGATGTCGATGCCGTAGTTTTTGCCACAGGATACAGCTTCTCCTTCCCGTTCCTCGATGGCTGCGTGAAGGTGGTGGAGAACCAGATTCCCCTCTACAAATTCGTGTTCCCCCCTGACCTGGAGAAGCCAACGCTGGCTTTCATCGGCCTCATCCAGCCCCTAGGAGCCATCATGCCCATCTCAGAGCTCCAGAGTCGCTGGGCCACCCGAGTCTTCAAAG ggctgaacgagctgcccctgcagcacgACATGGAGGCTGACATTGAGCAGAAGAAAGAAGCCATGGCAAAGAG GTACGTGAAGAGCCAGCGGCACACCATCCAGGTGGATTACATCCCTTACATGGACGAGCTCGCCTGCCAGCTGGGGGTCAAGCCCaacctgctctccctgttcctcacgGACCCCAGGCTGGCCATGGAGGTGGCCTTCGGTCCGTGCACGCCGTACCAGTACCGGCTGCGGGGCCCGGGTGCGtgggcaggagccagggaagccatcctcacccagcagcagcgCATCCTCAAACCCCTGCAGACACGACCTGTGGAAGAGAGCACCTCAGCCCCTGCCATTCCCCTCATCTTCAAGCTGATTGGGGCTGTGGCCATCCTGGCAGCCGTTTTTGCTTACTTGTAG